Proteins encoded within one genomic window of Triticum aestivum cultivar Chinese Spring chromosome 2D, IWGSC CS RefSeq v2.1, whole genome shotgun sequence:
- the LOC123053111 gene encoding GDSL esterase/lipase EXL3 — MYNMIPALLVLGGVITGVRAAAPPPVPVPVPPKVPAAPPAAAGPLKYPALLAFGDSIIDTGNNNYIRTIVRANFPPYGRDFPGHKATGRFSDGRISVDFLAAALGVKENVPPYLKKDLTLDDLKTGVSFASAGSGYDNATCRTMSALTMEQQLKMFLEYKAKVGTIPDQALYLLVWGSNDVVEHFTFGDPMSVEQYSDLMSQRAITFIQTLISLGAKRIALTGAPPVGCVPSQRILSGGIRRQCSPDRNQLASMFNNKIKGKMATLGAKLPGVTLTFIDLYAIFEDVIHRHEALGFKNARDSCCGFLGLAVAVLCNFASPVCAEPAKYVFWDSYHPSSSAYKVIIDLVVEKYFR, encoded by the exons ATGTATAACATGATCCCCGCCCTGCTAGTTCTCGGCGGAGTCATCACCGGGGTGCGTGCGGCAGCACCTCCTccggtgccggtgccggtgccgcCGAAGGTTCCCGCAGCTCCCCCGGCTGCTGCCGGGCCGCTTAAGTACCCAGCACTCCTTGCTTTCGGTGACTCGATTATCGACACAGGTAACAACAACTATATCAGGACAATCGTTAGGGCCAACTTCCCGCCCTACGGCAGGGACTTCCCCGGGCACAAGGCCACCGGCCGGTTCTCGGACGGTAGGATCAGTGTTGACTTCCTAG CGGCGGCACTTGGTGTGAAGGAGAATGTCCCGCCGTACCTGAAGAAGGACCTCACCCTCGACGACCTCAAGACCGGTGTCAGCTTCGCATCGGCCGGGAGCGGCTACGACAACGCCACCTGCAGGACCATG TCGGCGCTGACGATGGAGCAGCAGCTGAAGATGTTCCTGGAGTACAAGGCCAAGGTGGGGACTATCCCGGACCAGGCCCTCTACCTCCTCGTGTGGGGCAGCAACGACGTCGTGGAGCACTTCACCTTCGGAGACCCCATGTCGGTGGAGCAGTACAGCGACTTGATGTCCCAGCGTGCCATCACCTTCATCCAGACACTCATCAGCCTCGGCGCCAAGAGGATCGCCCTGACGGGGGCGCCGCCAGTCGGCTGCGTGCCGTCGCAGCGCATTCTCTCTGGCGGGATCCGGCGGCAGTGCTCCCCGGATCGTAACCAGCTAGCGAGCATGTTCAacaacaagatcaagggcaagatggCCACGCTCGGCGCCAAGCTCCCTGGCGTCACGCTCACATTCATCGACCTCTACGCCATCTTTGAGGACGTGATCCACCGGCACGAGGCGCTCGGGTTCAAGAATGCCAGGGACTCGTGCTGCGGTTTCCTTGGGCTGGCGGTGGCCGTGCTCTGCAACTTCGCCAGCCCGGTCTGCGCCGAACCCGCCAAATACGTCTTCTGGGACAGCTACCACCCCAGCTCCAGTGCCTACAAGGTCATCATCGACTTGGTCGTCGAAAAATACTTCAGATAG
- the LOC123053110 gene encoding amino acid transporter ANT1-like yields the protein MAEAKGAAAPLLAREDGRRRGGGGGATWAQTLGNVVVSIVGTGVLGLPYAFRAAGWVAGSLGVAAAGFATLYCMLLLVDCKDKLQEEETDEPKNYTYGDFGEKCFGTIGRCLTEILILISQAGGSVAYLVFIGENLHSVFSQSMSPAGFIFAVLLPVQIALSFILSLSSLSPFSIFADVCNVLAVAMVIRKDLQLIDHPFANRSAFDGVLAIPFAFGVAVFCFEGFSMTLALESSMAERRKFRWVLSQAVVGIIVVYACFGVCGYLAYGEATKDIITLNLPNSWSSAAVKVGLCIALAFTFPVMMHPIHEIVEARLRSSGCFQKLSHGVPGAEWLGLHSSRIIMVTILTVMASFIPAFGSFVSFVGCTVCALLSFVLPTFFHLSIVGSSMSIWRRVLDYGFLLFGLGFAGYGIFTALSSH from the exons ATGGCTGAGGCGAAGGGGGCGGCTGCGCCGCTGCTGGCGCGGGAGGATGGGAGACGGCGTGGAGGCGGGGGAGGAGCAACCTGGGCGCAGACGCTGGGCAACGTGGTGGTGTCCATTGTGGGCACGGGGGTGCTCGGCCTGCCCTACGCCTTCCGAGCCGCCGGCTGGGTCGCCGGATCCCtcggcgtcgccgccgccggatTCGCCACGCTCTACTGCATGCTCCTCCTC GTGGACTGTAAAGATAAATTGCAAGAGGAAGAAACGGATGAACCAAAGAATTATACATATGGAGATTTTGGTGAGAAGTGCTTTGGGACTATAGGTCGGTGCTTGACGGAAATTCTCATTCTTATCTCACAAGCGGGTGGTTCTGTAGCTTACCTAGTATTCATTGGTGAAAATCTGCATTCCGTGTTTAGCCAGTCGATGTCACCAGCTGGCTTCATCTTTGCCGTCCTATTGCCTGTGCAAATCGCGTTGTCCTTCATTCTTTCACTATCCTCTCTTTCACCATTCAGTATATTTGCTGATGTGTGCAATGTCCTAGCGGTGGCAATGGTTATCAGAAAAGATCTTCAACTAATTGATCATCCTTTTGCAAATAGAAGTGCTTTTGATGGAGTTTTGGCGATACCTTTCGCTTTTGGAGTCGCGGTCTTCTGCTTTGAAGGATTCAGCATGACATTGGCACTAGAATCATCAATGGCGGAACGTAGAAAGTTCCGTTGGGTGCTTTCTCAAGCAGTTGTGGGCATCATAGTTGTGTATGCATGTTTTGGGGTATGTGGGTACTTGGCCTATGGTGAGGCTACCAAGGACATCATAACACTTAATCTTCCCAATAGTTGGTCATCTGCTGCTGTTAAG GTTGGCCTATGCATTGCACTAGCATTCACATTCCCAGTTATGATGCACCCGATCCACGAGATTGTGGAGGCAAGGCTCAGATCAAGTGGATGCTTCCAGAAGCTCTCCCACGGTGTTCCTGGTGCCGAATGGCTAGGCCTGCACTCGAGCCGCATCATCATGGTGACTATTTTAACTGTGATGGCATCCTTCATACCTGCATTTGGGTCCTTCGTCTCCTTTGTTGGGTGCACAGTCTGTGCGCTGCTCTCCTTTGTGCTACCTACCTTCTTCCACCTCAGCATCGTAGGATCGTCAATGAGCATATGGAGAAGAGTGCTGGACTACGGCTTCCTTCTCTTTGGCCTTGGTTTTGCTGGTTATGGAATATTCACTGCTCTCTCGTCACACTGA